Proteins encoded in a region of the Fusarium falciforme chromosome 6, complete sequence genome:
- a CDS encoding Glutamate--tRNA ligase — protein MIPSTGRSARLSRRISQVQWLHRPLPVRRAFTTSLIRQHDPRDPVEKVKPEDSTAQPHLEEKLAQSGRETKANGRVSRLAALKKRGRGDQAKSDNTQTEQRYILGQSADKPIRTRFAPSPTGYLHLGSLRTALFNNLVAKATKGGEFIIRIEDTDQNRLVPDAEERVFQDLEWAGLSWTEGPDKGGPYAPYRQSERLDIYKEHVKTLVDNGSAYRCFCNSEVLEAQKRALHDAGKSTAYPGTCRSIPRSESDARAAAGEDHVVRLDSGRFGTPGFKDAIYGPFQKKEPEEDFVLMKTDGYPTYHLANVVDDHLMKITHVIRGEEWLISTPKHLALYEAFGWKPPTFAHLGLLISNDGSKLSKRNDSVNLSTYMDQKIFPMALQAWLANLGASFKRGASTPRTLDDVAEALTFKFTRGGIKLNPQKLDFFQHEYRNLLFKTPLSEQTPREQALIQENLLKPLVDEILALTASSVSDPIGYKPIQPRGPSLIWPAPLSPVPAMLSEDSQQPYAFEVLSQETARYGSAAEIARQLPYFFWRPPPAVYRAALASDPIRHDLLHLVNDTVNGSLDAWELVLDHLLERVPSDQAPDLHAILRLIAIGSPHAVGKTSRILFSVLGQEEWRSRTAVVRKLLDELDQGGDDLRQTWLNQSASLTPAA, from the exons ATGATACCTTCGACAGGCCGTTCAGCACGGCTATCAAGACGTATCTCACAGGTCCAATGGCTTCACCGGCCGTTGCCGGTTCGTCGGGCTTTTACGACTTCGCTCATCCGACAACATGATCCTAGAGACCCTGTCGAAAAAGTGAAACCGGAGGATTCAACGGCTCAACCCCATCTTGAAGAGAAACTCGCACAATCAGGTAGAGAAACCAAGGCCAATGGAAGGGTATCGAGGCTGGCTGCTTTGAAGAAGCGTGGCCGAGGTGACCAGGCTAAGAGTGACAACACTCAGACCGAACAGCGATACATCCTCGGACAGTCTGCAGACAAACCAATTCGAACTCGCTTTGCGCCATCTCCTACTGGTTACCTGCACCTAGGATCTCTGAGGACGGCTCTGTTTAACAATCTGGTGGCCAAGGCGACAAAGGGGGGTGAGTTCATCATACGGATTGAGGATACCGATCAG AACCGCCTAGTACCCGACGCTGAGGAGCGTGTCTTCCAAGACCTCGAATGGGCCGGTCTTTCTTGGACTGAAGGCCCCGACAAGGGCGGTCCCTATGCTCCGTATCGTCAG TCAGAGCGCCTTGACATCTACAAAGAGCATGTCAAGACACTAGTAGACAACGGCTCCGCCTACCGCTGCTTCTGCAACTCTGAAGTTCTGGAAGCGCAGAAGCGCGCCCTCCACGACGCCGGCAAGTCCACCGCCTACCCGGGGACATGCCGCTCCATCCCCCGTTCCGAGTCGGACGCCCGGGCTGCAGCCGGCGAGGATCACGTTGTTCGTCTCGACTCTGGCCGTTTCGGAACGCCCGGGTTCAAGGACGCCATCTACGGGCCcttccagaagaaggagccTGAGGAGGACTTTGTCCTCATGAAGACTGATGGATATCCTACGTATCATCTTGCAAACGTGGTGGATGACCATCTCATGAAGATCACCCATGTTATCCGTGGTGAG GAATGGCTCATTTCCACACCAAAGCATCTGGCTCTCTACGAGGCCTTTGGCTGGAAGCCTCCCACCTTTGCCCATCTGGGTCTCCTCATCAGCAATGATGGCTCAAAGCTCAGCAAGCGCAACGACAGCGTCAACCTCTCGACGTACATGGACCAGAAGATTTTCCCCATGGCTCTCCAGGCCTGGCTCGCCAACCTGGGTGCCTCGTTCAAGAGGGGAGCTTCGACGCCGCGTACCCTCGACGATGTCGCCGAAGCT CTGACCTTCAAGTTCACCCGTGGCGGCATCAAGCTCAACCCCCAGAAGCTCGACTTCTTCCAGCACGAGTACCGCAACCTCCTCTTCAAGACTCCCCTATCAGAGCAGACGCCGCGTGAGCAAGCCCTCATCCAGGAGAACCTACTCAAGCCACTCGTTGATGAGATCCTTGCACTCACTGCCTCATCTGTGTCCGACCCCATCGGATACAAGCCCATCCAACCCCGCGGCCCCTCCCTCATCTGGCCCGCCCCCCTGTCCCCCGTCCCGGCCATGCTCTCCGAAGATTCCCAGCAGCCGTATGCATTTGAGGTTCTTTCTCAGGAGACCGCCCGCTACGGCAGTGCCGCCGAGATAGCTCGCCAACTTCCCTATTTCTTCTGGCGTCCTCCCCCGGCCGTCTACCGCGCTGCTCTGGCCTCCGACCCTATCCGCCATGACTTACTCCACCTCGTCAACGACACCGTCAATGGATCGCTCGACGCATGGGAACTGGTTCTCGATCATCTCCTGGAGCGTGTGCCCTCGGACCAGGCGCCCGACTTGCATGCCATCCTCCGTCTCATCGCCATAGGCAGCCCGCACGCCGTCGGCAAGACGTCTCGCATACTATTCAGCGTGCTGGGCCAGGAGGAGTGGCGTTCCCGTACCGCCGTTGTGCGTAAGCTACTCGATGAGCTGGACCAGGGCGGGGACGACCTTCGTCAGACATGGCTGAACCAATCTGCCAGTCTAACACCCGCCGCTTAG
- a CDS encoding Superoxide dismutase 1 copper chaperone — MTPKITPPRALAAASLLAIAGYSAYQYRASRLNSKNTPPAASPGKMTVDNSFETLFAVPLSCDGCIKAVSDSLYKLGGISNVEGNLKDQLISVKGTAAPSAIVEAIQATGRDAILRGSGSSDSSAAVSILETFDDPVEGRYEEPSRDVRGLARMVQVSSGRTLVDLTVHGVTPGKYRASIRAFGDLKDGARSTGPVWSGGEKELRGDLGEVEVGENGRGATFLDHGFQIWEVIGHAMVLTRQEEGPEGLKNDKDTVLGIIARSAGMWDNDKTVCSCTGKTLWDERKDEVKKGML; from the exons ATGACGCCCAAGATCACGCCTCCTCGGGCACTTGCTGCTGCATCTCTTCTTGCCATAGCTGGATATTCCGCATACCAATACAGAGCCTCTCGCCTCAATTCTAAGAACACGCCTCCCGCTG CATCACCCGGCAAGATGACCGTGGACAACTCGTTTGAG ACCCTTTTCGCCGTGCCGTTGTCATGTGACGGCTGTATCAAGGCGGTTTCAGACTCGCTATACAAGCTCGGTGGCATTAGTAACGTCGAGGGCAACCTGAAGGACCAGTTGATCTCTGTCAAGGGCACGG CTGCCCCCTCGGCCATCGTGGAAGCTATCCAGGCAACGGGCAGAGACGCTATCTTGCGTGGATCAGGATCCTCAGACAGCA GTGCCGCTGTAAGCATCCTCGAGACTTTCGACGACCCCGTAGAAGGACGTTATGAAGAGCCAAGCCGGGACGTAAGAGGACTGGCAAGGATGGTTCAGGTTAGCTCAGGACGAACACTTGTTGACTTGACGGTCCACGGCGTCACCCCAGGAAAGTATCGGGCCTCGATCCGCGCATTCGGAGACCTGAAGGACGGTGCACGATCAACCGGACCTGTGTGGTCAGGAGGAGAGAAGGAACTCCGAGGTGATTTGGGAGAGGTTGAAGTTGGTGAGAATGGAAGGGGAGCAACGTTCCTAGACCACGGATTTCAGATTTGGGAGGTAATCGGGCACGCCATGGTGCTGACCAGGCAAGAGGAGGGACCCGAGGGACTCAAGAACGATAAGGACACCGTCTTGGGCATCATTGCACGAAGCGCGGGCATGTGGGATAACGACAAGACGGTGTGCTCCTGCACTGGCAAGACGCTCTGGGATGAGCGCAAGGATGAGGTCAAGAAAGGCATGCTCTAG
- a CDS encoding Uricase yields MPQSFTSRPKKSSAMPYVSAARYGKDNVRVCKVDRDASTGIQTVTEMTVCCLLEGEIETSYTEADNSVVVATDSIKNTIYITAKENPVNPPELYASILGSHFIQKYKHIHVANVNVKTVRWTRLAIDGKPHPHSFFKDGEETRNVEVRVSRQDGIQIKSSIVGLTVLKSTGSAFHGFVRDEYTTLPETWDRIFSTDVDASWKWKTFENAAAVEAFAPKFDKAWEVARAVTLKIFAEDDSASVQATMYKMAAQILETVPEIETVVYALPNKHYFEIDLSWHKGIKNTGKDAEVYAPQSGPNGLIKCEVSRDTLQSRL; encoded by the exons ATGCCTCAGTCATTCACCTCGAGACCAAAGAAATCATCCGCCATGCCTTATGTATCTGCTGCCCGCTACGGCAAGGACAATGTCCGCGTCTGCAAGGTCGACCGTGATGCCTCGACCGGCATCCAGACCGTCACTGAGATGACCGTCTGCTGTCTCCTTGAGGGAGAGATCGAGACCTCGTACACCGAGGCCGATAacagcgtcgtcgtcgccaccGACTCCATCAAGAACACCATCTACATCACGGCCAAGGAGAACCCCGTGAACCCTCCGGAGTTGTACGCCTCTATCCTCGGCAGCCACTTCATCCAGAAGTACAAGCACATCCACGTCGCCAACGTCAACGTCAAGACTGTCCGCTGGACGCGCCTGGCCATTGACGGCAAGCCTCATCCTCACAGCTTCTtcaaggatggcgaggagaCGCGGAACGTCGAGGTCCGCGTGAGCCGCCAGGATGGCATCCAGATCAAGAGCTCCATCGTCGGCCTGACCGTTCTCAAGAGCACCGGCTCTGCTTTCCACGGCTTTGTGCGCGATGAGTACACCACCCTGCCAGAGACTTGGGACCGCATCTTCTCGACCGATGTGGACGCTTCATGGAAGTGGAAGACTTTCGAGAACGCTGCGGCAGTCGAGGCCTTTGCCCCCAAGTTTGATAAGGCTTGGGAGGTGGCACGAGCCGTCACCCTCAAGATCTTTGCCGAGGATGACAGTGCCAGTGTTCAGGCCACCATGTACAAGATGGCTGCTCAGATTCTGGAGACTGTGCCCGAGATTGAGACTGTCGTCTACGCACTACCAAACAAGCACTATTTCGAGATTG ATCTGAGCTGGCacaagggcatcaagaacACGGGTAAGGACGCCGAGGTCTATGCTCCCCAGTCTGGACCCAACGGCCTCATCAAGTGCGAGGTGTCCCGCGACACTCTGCAGTCAAGGCTATAG
- a CDS encoding Pyr-redox-2 domain-containing protein, producing the protein MASSSRAMMTLSRVGQMAPSSRIATRTLSTVSKASTRPSVAMKLSNSGRIAFRRAYANEAPKPRPGKLRRTLRWTWRFTYLSFGAAVAYTCWVIYDDRHPQEQFQPDPSKKTLVVLGSGWGSVGLLKNLDTENYNVIVVSPRNYFLFTPLLPSCTTGLIEHRSIMEPVRTILRHKKGAVKYYEAEASSVDPDRKIVRIKDNTEGKGPHSETEIPYDMLVIGVGAENATFGIPGVRENSCFLKEIGDAQLIRKKIMDCVERASFKGQSQEEIDRLMHMVVVGGGPTGVEFAGELRDFFEDDIKKLIPDISHRFRVTLIEALPNVLPSFSKQLIEYTENTLREENIDIKLKTMVKRVTEDFVEAECVGPDGKKQTLRIPYGLLVWATGNAVRPIVRDLMGKVPAQKESRRGLAVNEYLVVQGTRDIWAVGDCAVAGYAPTAQVASQEGSFLARLFNNMAKTESHESRIKELSSSLNLKQGNSAEVAQEIETLEKQLRRIKDVKPFRYSHQGSLAYIGSEKAVADVPWFNGNIASGGSLTYLFWRSAYLSMCFSTRNRVLVAVDWLKSKAFGRDVSRE; encoded by the exons atggcttcctcctcgcgaGCCATGATGACCCTCTCCCGGGTCGGCCAGATGGCCCCCAGCAGTCGCATTGCGACTCGCACCCTCTCCACCGTCTCCAAGGCCTCCACTCGACCTTCTGTTGCCATGAAGCTGAGCAACTCTGGTCGCATCGCCTTCCGAAGAGCCTACGCCAACGAGGCTCCTAAGCCCAGGCCTGGCAAGCTGCGAAGGACCCTGCGATGGACTTGGCGGTTCACCTACCTCTCCTTCGGCGCTGCTGTTGCCTACACCTGCTGGGTTATCTACGACGACCGTCATCCTCAGGAGCAATTCCAGCCTGATCCCTCCAAGAAGACCCTTGTTGTGCTCG GATCTGGTTGGGGCTCCGTCGGtctcctcaagaacctcgacaCCGAGAACTACAatgtcatcgtcgtctcTCCCCGCAACTACTTCCTCTTCACTCCCCTGCTGCCTTCGTGCACCACGGGTCTCATTGAGCACCGCTCCATTATGGAGCCCGTTCGCACCATCCTCCGCCACAAGAAGGGCGCCGTTAAGTACTACGAAGCTGAGGCTTCCTCCGTTGACCCTGACCGCAAGATTGTCAGAATCAAGGACAACACCGAGGGCAAGGGTCCTCACTCTGAGACTGAGATCCCTTATGACATGCTCGTGATTGGTGTTGGCGCCGAGAACGCCACCTTTGGCATTCCCGGTGTTCGTGAGAACAGCTGCTTCCTCAAGGAGATTGGCGACGCCCAGCTGATCCGCAAGAAGATCATGGACTGCGTTGAGCGCGCCTCTTTCAAGGGCCAGTCccaggaggagattgaccGCCTCATGCACATGGTCGTGGTTGGTGGTGGCCCTACTGGTGTCGAGTTCGCTGGAGAGCTGCGCGACTTCTTCGAGGACGACATCAAGAAGCTGATTCCCGATATCAGCCACCGCTTCAGGGTCACCCTTATCGAGGCTCTGCCCAACGTTCtcccctccttctccaagcaGCTGATTGAGTACACCGAGAACACCCTGCGCGAGGAGAACATTGACATCAAGCTCAAGACCATGGTCAAGCGCGTCACTGAGGACTTTGTCGAGGCCGAGTGTGTTGGCCCCGATGGCAAGAAGCAGACCCTCCGTATCCCCTACGGTCTGCTCGTCTGGGCCACTGGCAACGCCGTCCGCCCCATCGTCCGGGACCTCATGGGCAAGGTTCCCGCTCAGAAGGAGTCGCGCCGTGGTCTGGCCGTCAACGAGTACCTGGTTGTCCAGGGCACTCGTGACATCTGGGCTGTTGGTGACTGCGCCGTCGCCGGCTATGCCCCCACCGCCCAGGTCGCTTCCCAGGAGGGTTCCTTCTTAGCCCgtctcttcaacaacatggccaagaccGAGTCTCACGAGAGCcgcatcaaggagctcagcagcagcttgaACCTCAAGCAAGGCAACTCGGCCGAGGTCGCCCAGGAGATTGAGACTCTGGAGAAGCAGCTCCGCCGCATCAAGGACGTCAAGCCCTTCAGGTACTCTCACCAGGGCAGTCTGGCCTACATTGGCAGCGAGAAGGCTGTCGCTGATGTGCCGTGGTTCAACGGCAACATTGCCAGTGGCGGTAGCCTGACCTACCTGTTCTGGCGGAGTGCCTACCTCTCCATGTGCTTCAGCA CCCGGAATCGTGTCCTTGTCGCTGTGGACTGgctcaagtccaaggcctTCGGCCGTGATGTCTCTCGCGAGTAA
- a CDS encoding Kynureninase — protein sequence MSDQSRLFGRDLAVQLDRDDVLRHLRDEFNIPSKADVARSTLPPDTTTGKLTISNTPDANDKAIYLVGNSLGLQPKRTAERIQQYLATWRTQGVQGHFKPLEDSPLPTWLDVDARAAEMIAPVVGAQVSEVAVMQTLTANLHFLMAAFYKPDIKGRHKIILEGKAFPSDHYVVETQIRHHGLRPEDSMITLEPPNSEDILSNEYVESVIAEHASTTAVLLLPGIQYYSGQLLDIPHLTAFARERGIFVIWDLAHAVGNVPLSLHDWSVDAAAWCTYKYLNGGPGCIGGLFVHERHTRVDDDGKHNVRLAGWWGNDKKSRFAMRPGFKPVPGAAGFQLSNPSVLDITSLCASLEVFDLAGGLAPLRAKSRKLTAYLVSELYRLPEDMGGYWRIITPGEEDRRGAQISVLLADGLLDDVMAGLERRGVLVDERRPNVIRVAPAPLYNTFEDCWDFVVAFKGALEEALDAKWKREQMDE from the exons ATGAGTGACCAGTCTAGGCTCTTCGGCCGGGATCTCGCGGTCCAGCTTGACCGTGATGACGTTCTCCGTCACCTCCGCGATGAGTTCAACATCCCCTCCAAGGCCGATGTGGCACGGAGCACCCTACCCCCTGACACCACCACGGGCAA GCTAACTATTTCCAATACTCCAGACGCCAATGACAAGGCAATCTACCTTGTGGGCAATTCGCTCGGTCTCCAACCCAAGCGCACCGCCGAACGCATCCAGCAGTACCTAGCGACATGGCGCACCCAGGGTGTCCAGGGACACTTCAAGCCGCTCGAGGACTCTCCGTTGCCGACGTGGCTCGACGTCGATGCTCGCGCTGCCGAGATGATTGCGCCCGTCGTCGGGGCGCAGGTCAGCGAGGTGGCAGTCATGCAGACCCTGACGGCGAACCTGCACTTTCTGATGGCGGCTTTCTATAAGCCGGATATCAAGGGGCGCCATAAGATTATACTAGAGGGCAAGGCGTTTCCCAGTGACCAC TATGTCGTCGAGACACAAAtacgccatcatggcctccgTCCCGAAGACTCCATGATCACACTCGAGCCTCCCAACTCGGAAGACATCCTCTCCAACGAATACGTCGAGTCCGTCATCGCCGAACACGCCTCAACCAccgccgtcctcctcctccctggcATCCAGTATTACTCGGGCCAACTGCTCGATATCCCGCATCTGACTGCCTTTGCTCGCGAGCGTGGCATCTTTGTTATCTGGGATCTCGCCCACGCCGTTGGAAACGTGCCGCTCTCGCTACATGACTGGTCCGTCGATGCTGCCGCTTGGTGCACCTACAAGTACCTCAATGGCGGGCCGGGCTGCATCGGCGGCCTGTTTGTCCATGAGCGGCATACAcgggttgatgatgatggaaagcACAACGTGAGGCTCGCTGGGTGGTGGGGAAATGACAAGAAGAGCCGTTTCGCCATGAGGCCAGGCTTCAAGCCCGTCCCTGGAGCAGCAGGCTTCCAACTCAGCAACCCCTCTGTCCTGGACATAACCTCGCTCTGTGCCTCCCTCGAAGTCTTCGATCTCGCCGGTGGCTTGGCCCCCCTTCGCGCCAAGAGCAGGAAGCTAACAGCCTACCTCGTCTCGGAACTATACCGCCTACCAGAGGACATGGGAGGATACTGGCGCATCATCACGCCGGGCGAAGAGGACCGACGAGGCGCGCAGATAAGCGTGTTACTTGCGGATGGGCTGCTAGACGATGTGATGGCCGGGCTAGAGAGAAGGGGGGTCTTGGTTGACGAGAGGAGGCCGAATGTCATTCGTGTTGCTCCGGCGCCGCTGTACAATACTTTTGAGGATTGCTGGGACTTTGTGGTGGCGTTCAAGGGGGCCCTCGAGGAGGCTTTGGATGCCAAGTGGAAGAGAGAACAAATGGACGAGTAG
- a CDS encoding ATP-dependent RNA helicase DBP2: MSGYEGGYGGGGRGGGGYGGGGYGRDRSDRGDRNGHGGGGYGGRNNGYGNGGGYGGGGGGGYGGGGYGGGYGGGGGDRMGGLGAGLKQQEWDVSTLPKFEKSFYKEHEDVANRSDAEVDAFRRKHQMTIAGSNVPKPVETFDEAGFPRYVMDEVKAQGFPAPTAIQSQGWPMALSGRDVVGIAETGSGKTLTYCLPSIVHINAQPLLAPGDGPIVLVLAPTRELAVQIKQEIDKFGRSSRIRNTCVYGGVPKGPQIRDLSRGVEVCIATPGRLIDMLEAGKTNLRRVTYLVLDEADRMLDMGFEPQIRKIISQIRPDRQTLMWSATWPKEVRALATDFLQDFIQVNIGSMDLAANHRITQIVEVVTDMEKRDRMIKHLEKVMENKENKILIFVGTKRVADDITRFLRQDGWPALSIHGDKQQNERDWVLDQFKSAKSPIMVATDVASRGIDVRNITHVLNYDYPNNSEDYIHRIGRTGRAGAKGTAITFFTTDNQKQARDLVNVLQEAKQQIDPRLVEMTRYGGGGGRGYGGWGRGRGGGRANANNMPIGNRRW, from the exons ATGTCTGGCTACGAAGGCGGATACGGCGGTGGTGgtcgcggcggcggcggctacggtggtggtggctaCGGCCGTGATCGCAGTGATCGCGGTGACCGCAATGGtcacggtggtggtggttacGGAGG CCGAAACAACGGATACGGCAACGGTGGTGGCtatggcggcggcggcggtggtggttacggtggtggtggttatGGAGGCGGCtacggaggcggcggcggcgaccgCATGGGCGGCCTCGGCGCTGGTCTCAAGCAACAGGAGTGGG ATGTTTCCACCCTGCCCAAGTTCGAGAAGTCTTTCTACAAGGAGCACGAAGACGTCGCGAACCGATCCGACGCCGAGGTTGATGCCTTCCGTCGTAAGCACCAGATGACGATTGCCGGCAGCAACGTCCCCAAGCCCGTCGAGACCTTCGACGAGGCTGGTTTCCCCCGATATGTCATGGATGAGGTCAAGGCCCAAGGTTTCCCTGCCCCTACCGCCATTCAGTCCCAGGGTTGGCCCATGGCTCTTTCGGGTCGCGATGTCGTCGGTATTGCCGAGACCGGTTCCGGAAAGACCCTCACCTACTGCCTTCCTTCCATCGTCCACATCAACGCCCAGCCCCTCCTCGCCCCTGGCGATGGTCCTATTGTCCTGGTCCTCGCTCCCACTCGTGAGCTTGCTGTCCAGATTAAGCAAGAAATCGACAAGTTCGGCCGATCATCTCGCATCCGCAACACTTGCGTCTACGGTGGTGTTCCCAAGGGTCCTCAAATCCGTGACCTCTCCAGGGGTGTCGAGGTCTGCATTGCCACTCCTGGCCGTCTGATTGATATgctcgaggctggcaagACCAACCTTCGCCGGGTCACCTACCTTGTGCTCGACGAGGCTGATCGCATGCTGGACATGGGTTTCGAGCCCCAGATCCGCAAGATCATCAGCCAGATCCGACCCGACCGACAGACTCTGATGTGGTCTGCTACCTGGCCCAAGGAGGTTCGCGCCCTCGCCACCGACTTCCTTCAGGACTTTATCCAGGTCAACATTGGTTCCATGGACCTCGCTGCCAACCACCGAATCACTCAGATCGTCGAGGTTGTCACGGACATGGAGAAGCGTGACCGCATGATTAAGCATCTTGAGAAGGTGATGGAGaacaaggagaacaagatcCTCATCTTTGTTGGCACAAAGCGTGTCGCCGATGACATTACTCGATTCCTCCGCCAGGATGGCTGGCCCGCGCTTT CCATCCACGGTGACAAGCAGCAGAACGAGCGTGACTGGGTCCTTGACCAGTTCAAGTCGGCAAAGTCCCCCATCATGGTGGCCACAGACGTGGCCTCGCGTGGTATTG ATGTGCGCAACATCACTCATGTGTTGAACTACGACTACCCCAATAACTCGGAGGACTACATTCACCGAATTGGCCGTACTGGCCGTGCCGGTGCCAAGGGTACCGCTATTACCTTTTTCACCACTGACA ACCAGAAGCAAGCTCGTGACCTCGTCAACGTTCTCCAGGAGGCCAAGCAGCAGATCGACCCCCGTCTTGTTGAGATGACCCGCTACGGCGGAGGCGGTGGCCGCGGTTACGGTGGATGGGGACGTGGCCGCGGCGGTGGCAGAG ccaacgccaacaacaTGCCCATCGGTAACCGTCGGTGGTAA